The Paramormyrops kingsleyae isolate MSU_618 chromosome 23, PKINGS_0.4, whole genome shotgun sequence sequence AATGACACATAAAGTTCAAGATAACTTTTAAGATAATTGTATAAGTAACTTCTACAGTTAAGATACACCTTGAGAACAATCACAAATCTATGCATACATAGTCTAATTCTGACTCTGTTTCTTTAGCCATTCATGTTGTCCCCTGATAGATGCAGGTAATTCCTGCACCAAGGTGTAGTACATCTAATATTAGAAACATCTCACAGTAGAAGACATGCTAGAAAAGGCAGAGAGACACTGAAGCCTATGTACAGAGATGGCTAAGGTATCTAATAGGCTGTGCAATTCAAGCTATGTATGCAGGAAAGCTTTTGACTGGGTTGTACTAGTTTTAGAacgacccccctcccccagcatcaCTAGGGAAGATCCCTTCGAATGACCTCTTGGCATTGAACAGATGACAAGTCATATGCATACTATAATATTCTTTCAGAACTAtttaatgcataaataaatcTGCATGACCTATAAAGCTTTACAAATCTGTGGATCATTTTTAGGTGAACTGATTCTTGGAAGATGAAAGTGATGCGTGGGTCTGTGCTGCTCCAGAATTCATAATGACAAGATACAGTGATACAAGTCGACAACTTAGGGCAGTATTATACAGTCACACTGCATGGCCATGCTGTCCATTAAGGGGCACGTTATTCAGTAGGATTCCAATAGGAACAGCTATTCCAGCCGCACTGCGTGCAGGCATACAGAAATGGTGACATCATGCTATTCAAGTGTCTCGAACAGCCGCTGCTTTGTATTCGTCATCCGTGTTTGCTAACAAGGTTGTTTCAGGTCCAGGTTCATCAAAAACATGAATAAATTGTCTTTATTTATTCCCCTACAGACAACCGACACTGAATAAATTAGGGCTGGGGGGATGGGGTAAGGAGAGCTATGTAAGCGATGGCAGGGGGGTTTAGCGATGTGTCTTGGTAAACGTGTCAATCCTGAGATCGGAGAAAAAACGCCTCAGTGGGCCGTACAGCCCCCCACACTGCCACCAGGGTCACAGGGGTGCAGAAACATACCTGTGCTATTCCGCTACCTGCACCCCCGCGCAGTTGTCCTTACTCTCCGAGGCTATAGCTAAATACTCCTCCCTGAAAGAGAAACAGATGCATCTGAGCTGACGCCTGGCGTCGCGTAAAAGGGCCAACGAGGCTATTGAGGGTGTCAGAAATGAGAGGTGACATCAGGCGATACACCCTTCCATGGCAGTGCGGTACTGATGACAATCACACCCTGAAATAGGGGACACAGATCACAGGGGGGGTGATACTCACGCGCTCTGTCTTAGTGCCTCGTCTCCAGCTGCAGCGATCTTCTTGTAACAGTAGATCATCTCCACCAGGAGCCACAGCTGCAGCCCGATAATGGACACGTACATCATAACTTCAGAGATGATGGATGCTAGTCCCCTGGTGGCTAGAAGAGAGAACTACATCATCTCCCTGATTATTCAGCTGCGTcgatggacacaagcaccatgATGGACACAGAACGCTGCTGGTTTAAGGGCCTAGTGGGAATATCATAAGCTTGACACATATTCTCAGCAGCAACATCTGTTTATTGAGAAAGCAGCGTCAGCCGTTCCCTCTGGGCCTGGGTTAAGCGCCTTGCTCAGGTACCCAACAGCGAAATCACTCTACTGACTAAAGGATTGGATTCCGCAGCCTTGTGATCATAGGCACgtcatcctaacctgctgaaccTTACACCACCTAAAGTATAATCAATGATATCAAGagctcatttacatgtatgatttatatacaacacacacacacacacacacacacacatatatataaattgtcatatatacctgtatatatgtatatgcatatatatatggcTGTTAAACTCAACATAAAATATGATGAAAGTGCTGTGTGGCTCTGCGCTGTTTTAGAACTCATGATGATAAGATACAGTGATACAAGTCGCCAACTTAGGGCAGATGGGTAAATATATACAAGGATGCAACGGAATACATGTAACAGCGACACGTATTCAGAATACAAAAATTAAGTATCTGAATCCAGTCCACATTACGTTATACTATTTAGAACTCAgttactttttttaaaagtaagataatactttttgattgcatctgctattatattaatatagtttaaaaatcttttaaaagatatgcctgttttttgttgttttttttgtctttgttttacaTCATCAGGTGCACACTTTTCCCTTTGTCCAATAGAGGGCAGTGGTAAGCTGTAGATCAGCACATGCAACCATGACCTACTGTAGTGCTTTCGTGTCTTGGAAATACAAGCATCATCTTTCCAACTTTCAGACAAAAAAGTGGAAATTCTTTTACTGTTGAATGCCAGTTGTACCTGCTAATAATAAAGACTCTGTCCGCATGGATGCTTTCAACTTCTAATTTAAAGAAACATCTTGAGGTAAGCAATGCTTTCAAGTTAAAACTCAACCAAGCCAGGGTTACCTGCAAACCTAGCTAGCATTATACGTCCCCTGCTTCCCTTGGTGGTATGTGCTGGTCATCAGCTTTTAAACTGATGTTCCTCAAGAACAACACAGCATTGCGGCTGTTCAGCGCCGTTTCAGTCACGGCAGAAACCTTCTTACCCCAAATCGTAACCAAATGGGAAGGTCCTTTTGATGCAATACAATAGTCAGATATCCTCCATTGAGTTAGAGGAATGAGAGCAAAATTGTAATGTGAAGATTTAGACACAGGATATGTGATGTGTAAAACTTCAGTTAAATGTATTCAAGCAATGTCATTAATCTGTGACAAATTAATATGGCCATTTCCAATTTGTTATGTTGCTTTTACTTCTAAAAAACTGATTAGATGCAATCTTGTCATGCAATCTTAGGAAGATTTTAAATGTTGTTTTCCATTTGATTTTGATCATTTAAGGTTTGGATAATCGTTTACGCATAGACTTCATCACCTATGCACATCTGTTTGTCATTATGTGACTTAAATTTGTTTTAATCAGCTAGAGGTCATAAAGTAAAAAGAGAGCttgataaaaaatataaaaaaacttgCAGCCTCTGGTCTTTCATATGTTTCAAATCCATTCATACAGATATTTAATTAATGTTGCTGCTCATATGCAAAAAGCAATTAACAAATTCACCACTCAGTActgcagaaagaaaaaacaaataatgataCAGCACAGCTAAAAGTATTCTGAGTACATTAGTCTTCATGTACTAGAATGGAATACATTACTGAATACATGTATGGTAATGTACTCAGTATTTAGCCATCACTACTCTTTCAAAGTATTTTCCCTAACCCCGCACGTATATATGCACGCTGTCTTCTATCACACTAACGACGTGTGATCTActcatcctctccctccctctttctctctctctctcagacacacacacacacacacacacacacacaaacacacacagacctgtagtcatatctttatggggaacgcccattcatttatatgggtaaaacccaaatcccaacaatgacaaccttaacccctacccagccttaaccttaaacataagtaaccaatcaaaatacaagacttttgtcatttaaaattttgtgtttgcagtcacaaatttatagaaaactgaatttccccttgtggggaccgaaagaaaaatggtccccgcaacattaaaataacaggtttttatcatattgtggggacatttggtccccacaatgttatgtatacctggaccagacagacagacacacacacacacacttctgaCATGCACATGGCCTCTCCCACTTCCTAAGAGCCAGCCTACCTTTGGCTACCACGGAGAGGTGAACCACCTTGCTGGCTGTGGTTTGGAACTCGTAGTAGGGGTAGGAGAGGATGCGGTTGAAGAAGCAGCGGTAGGTTCCTGTGTCATTGAACGTGACATTGAGAATGTAGATTGAAGCGTCCTGGATGTCTGCCGTGTTCTTGCTGCCGTTCCAGTCCAAGCGGTCCTCAAACTGATCATTCATAATGGAGGGTACCTCCTCCTCGTAGGTGTATATCTGAGAAAAGGGCAAAAATGTCAAGAAAGAACATGCATTCTGTTCATATTATATAGCAGCTTCTCCAGCGAGAACATGTAAAATGAAGCACTGTTTGGTCTGATGTCTTGAGCCTCAAGGACTGTTCACTGTTCACAAGTCAACTAGCCCTAGGTAATGGTAATAGTAAACTGTGTCCTTGGACGAACACAGGATGACGGTATCTTGGGACCCAATAACCCGAAAAGTGGTTCTAAGCATGCTGCAGCACTTACATGAATATAGCTGTGTTCTCCTTTGGGGCGGAAGTACCAGTTCACAGTGGCGGTGGCCTCCACCTCGCCCCTCCTCTTACAGGAGATACAGCCCAGCTTGAAGCCCTGGCCAGCCACCGCCTGTGTGTCGGAGTCCACCTCTGCACAAGCGGCCTTGCACAGGGACACTGTTCCGGGATAGAAATAATAGACTTTGCAGAGTCACTGACACTCAGCCCAGAGGGAgagaacaaaatgaaaaatagaAGCAGATCCACAGAAGAGATGGGAGCAAAACTGCTGGA is a genomic window containing:
- the LOC111834092 gene encoding sodium channel regulatory subunit beta-1-like, coding for MSPLGLSALRLLLVPALLCALHVSLCKAACAEVDSDTQAVAGQGFKLGCISCKRRGEVEATATVNWYFRPKGEHSYIHIYTYEEEVPSIMNDQFEDRLDWNGSKNTADIQDASIYILNVTFNDTGTYRCFFNRILSYPYYEFQTTASKVVHLSVVAKATRGLASIISEVMMYVSIIGLQLWLLVEMIYCYKKIAAAGDEALRQSAEEYLAIASESKDNCAGVQVAE